GTATGCGCTAGTGCTATAGCCTCGGTCTCGATcagccattttgttttgaattttgaaagaaggaGAGCTACCGCGACAgaacttttaatttttttgaggttccagtctgtgtttcgatgtcaggatactgccacacaatagaccttcatccacataatcgtggtaagtgcttaatttctgttttcacgaTTTTCTTTCAAAGTTATTGGGACCACAATCTACcctagtcccgtgagtatgaGTAAATGCATGGTGAGCCCCCAGGGTTAGACATGTAGATGTGTGTCAGTTATTCGAGCATTCAGTTTACAACCTTTAATATGGACATTTCAGTAATGGATTACTTAAATTCAGTGAACCACATTGAACTAGAGGAAGAGAGCATTCTAATGCTGTGATTACCAAAGTATAATTGTATTACAATGCATGGGACTTTTTCAGTGTCATTGGTGCAAAGTTCTGGAATAATTTACCCATAAATATAcgggaaaaaatgaataaatgagagCATAATTTCATAGCAATCCAAGAATCAAACTCTTTGAGTGTTTTGAAGTGTTCATGTACCTGAACATTCTTCTGATGTTCATCTGATTTTGTGTTATACGTTAATTTCTAATCTCATTTCAATCTACAGGCATTTCATTGCCATTCTGCAAGAGGCATACATGTACGACAAGGAGCTAGTCACTAATCAACCAATCAGGTAGCAAGCAACAGCTCCATGTAGTCAGCCATGCTGCGCTGTAATGTTTCCCATCACCATGGCAGCAAGATGACTCTGTTAGTCCGGTTGCCAAGCAACAAGGGGTAATTGCCAGGTAACTAAGTAATACCCTAGATGTTCTTgatttgtttataatttataGCTGTGTATGTAAACAACCTGTCACCCGTCTTTACACACAGTGAATACAGATCCAGAATCAAAGGTACTTGCAAGATTTCAAGTGAGAACCATTTTAATTggtcccttattctttctttgtgTAAACATCTAACCTGTCACTACTCTCCACTTGTTGTGGAATCAGTGACAACACTTAATGattgatattaaaatgaaattattatccttattattttgttattatgtgtataatgttatcataattatcttcTTATATATtagtcatcttcatcatcaatattgttgtttttcatttctgaaattataattatatattaattttattaatttttttcatattcattttgttcttatttactttattaattataatttttctattgttgttatttccattatcatttgttattatttcatttttatttcattatttcttgttcaattttatgtatgtattctatttattgatatacttttattaatttatttattcatttttattattattactgttgttatttttttttgggggggataagGTGAAATGTAGCCGGTAAAATTGTAGCTGTTTGAAGAAGTGGATTATACAACTTTATTTTGGTTTTTATCTATGCAATAGTATGACCGCGATGCGTTCATTTATTAATACATGATAAGCAAAGCTTTTAGGGTTGTATCGTTTATCTCCATTTCTATTACATGTACCAGAGATATATCAGCCCCTAATCATAATGATGCttgtttaaacaagttgtttacatgagatttgtatagcccactttccatcttaattagaagttcaaagcgcttcagagcagaacaacaaaaactatttacatataatacatgtctgaacaatacatgtaagtcaatgtctatcaaaagAGCACTCttatacaggtatgttttcaggttgcccttgaaggtggtcactgaagtctgggttttcaaactctGTGGGAGAGAATTTCTTGTATGAATATTCcatgtatgaatatatatgtTATTGTAAAtgttgtaaaattatatattatgcGATCATCAAGTgttagctacatgtatatggacagtcattaaatattgtaaatgttaaaaaaaaaaggtttttgaaTCTGTAGATTTACACTAAATGGACAAATAATTGCAATTATGATAGTGTGGGTCAAATTCTTGTGTGTACAACACTGCAAAGTCAGACTTTGTTCGTCATAATGATCTTGCAGATTTGTCCAAAATGGTGACCTTACTAACCTTTCAAAAATATAATCTCAATAAACGTTATAAAATATGTAATGGGTGGATAATATACTGGTAGATCTTGCCATACGTGATGAAAGTTGGTGTCAATGGTGAATTGCAAGCTGCTGTGTGCTACTGAATTCCTGccttacatttacatgtacactgaGGAAAATTTAGtttgtttcattattgattGTTTGCATTTAAAAAGAAGTTTTGAAAGGGCTCATATTCATGTAATATTGAGCTCTATGCATTCCTGTATGTACATTACATGCTTGTGTTGTGAATATTGGAATTAGGTAATGGcatctgtaggcctacattttacTTTTTCTGCTCTTCTTTTTTGTCATGCTAAGACTTTTCTACTTTAAActtgtttaaatattttgatgcaAAGTGTACACTGtaaagaaattatcattttcttttctgttgCAGTTCTTGTAAGGAGGCATGGGTTGCTTCATTTCCAGATCAAATGCCACTTCTCCTTGTCCATCAGATGTTAACATTGAAGACAACGTGGTGAGCCAAGAGAAAATAGTACCGGCAGATATTGAAGAGACACGTCCAGAGAGTGAAAAGAGAAAGAGCCAACCAGAGAGCACTAGATCAGCAAGCTTGAAGGACATCAAGAGAAGTAGTCAGTCAGGAAGCACAACATCAGCTAGTCCAAAGACTTCACAGAGAAAGAGCCAAATAATAAGCCCCTCACAAACAAGCGATCCGATGGCTTCAGAAAGTACAGTTCAACCCGAAGTCCCTCGATGGCTCCCAGAGCTAGAGAGGACGAAGGAGGGACACTTGGTACCCCAGGAGGTTCCCAAATGTGATGCTGGTGAGGACTTTGTATCAGCCCATGAGATGTACAACTCATTAAACGATGGCCAGAGAGCTCCATATCTACATGATCCACAGTACATGCTTATTCTTGATGTGAGGGACAGAGGTGACTACAATGAATCCCATATTACCACTGCTCGACACAGTACTGCTGTTGATACGGAATATGACTGTCTCCTAAGTCAAGGAAAGGTTGATAAGTTCACTATGGTCATTGTCTACGACCAAGGCAGTACAACTGTGACTGTTGACCCAACATTAGCCAGCTTTGTTCAGAGATTGAAAGATGCCAATGTTGATGTTCTGATCCTGAGTGGGGGCTATGACACTTTCCACAAGACTTATCCATTCTTATGCAACAACTTGACCATTCGGTCAGAGCAAGACCGTAGGCAGAACTTCAGTTCATACCCCTCTGTTGTCCTGGAGGATATTCTTTACCAGGGCAACGTGAAGCACTCCAAAAATGAGACAGTCCTCAAGAACTTGAAGATCACGCACATCCTCAACGTGTCAATGGAATGCCAGAATGCCTTTCCGAAGAGCTTTGAGTATCTTCAAGTTAAAGTAGAAGATGAGTCTACCGAGCAGTTAAGTCCACATCTAGAAAGAGCAGCAAAGTTCATAGCAGGTGCTATCAATGGGGGTGGTCGGGTCCTTGTTCACTGTGTCCAGGGTAAGAGTCGCAGTTCAACCTGTACCATAGCATTCCTCATGTCCTACAGAGGTTGGACATTGAAAGATGCCCATGAGTACCTGAAGGATCGTCGATCGATTGCTGCTCCCAACAGAGGGTTTCTTATCCAGCTCTCCAAGTTTGAAGAATCCATCTTTGGGAAAGTTATTTCCTCGGTAGATGACTTGTATTTTTGATCAATTCTTGTATCCTTGCTgatatagataataataatcaccTTTGAAGTTAGcttgacctacatgtaaaaaatgtttgattgaGTATGGTGTTGTGTTAGGTTGATGATTTTTGTGACTTCAACTTTAACTCTCTgaaccctaaattattgggggtgGCCGTGACCCATATCCTGAATATTTGCATGTATCATCCACATTCACAAACTCCCAAGATTCAAGCTCCAACGGCATCTTCTCCCCGCTAGTACCCCGACCGGGCCGGCTGAAGTTGTTTAGCTCCTCGCAGACCTACATTAGCCTGCAGACAGAAATATCAACTTATCTGTTTTTGGCTTAAAATCACTGTTTTGACTAAAGTCAGATTTATCAATAGCTTCCCCATAGTCAGCATGTGACTCGCCGCGTATTATATCGTGTATTACCAAACATGCCACACGAGTCATCGCAGAAGACCTGAAATCAATACCAATCTTGACTGAAGTTATTGACTAAATATCCGTACATGTACTAGaaaaatgacatcatttttaaaagatcaTCTGACATTTAGAACTCATATTTTTTAAGGCACATGGTATGCGCATTCACTGATAGGCCGGtatcgggttcaaagggttaaatcAGAAACATGGGGTCGTAGATTTTATTGGGTGCTCCAGACTGAAAATATTAAGGTTTACTAAAGGGAGTTACAAtaggcatacatgtaaataaaaaagcaAAGTAGCAAAAAGGACACAAAGCTTTGTGTCTTTAAACAGTTGCATACATGTCATGAATATGCAGTCAGCTGATGTTGTCACATCTCCATTTTatatccttttttcatttcattttttgaaatttcatttatttcattgtttttcatacatgttgattttgaaactaCAGCacattgaaaatgatattgcaCATTGAATCAGTAATAATTAGTCCTATGAATTCTACATTTCcagaacagaaaaaaagaataagatgaAGCACGTAAATAAAAAGTAGTGCTGTGACATCATTAGATCACT
This region of Lytechinus variegatus isolate NC3 chromosome 18, Lvar_3.0, whole genome shotgun sequence genomic DNA includes:
- the LOC121431756 gene encoding probable rhodanese domain-containing dual specificity protein phosphatase, encoding MGCFISRSNATSPCPSDVNIEDNVVSQEKIVPADIEETRPESEKRKSQPESTRSASLKDIKRSSQSGSTTSASPKTSQRKSQIISPSQTSDPMASESTVQPEVPRWLPELERTKEGHLVPQEVPKCDAGEDFVSAHEMYNSLNDGQRAPYLHDPQYMLILDVRDRGDYNESHITTARHSTAVDTEYDCLLSQGKVDKFTMVIVYDQGSTTVTVDPTLASFVQRLKDANVDVLILSGGYDTFHKTYPFLCNNLTIRSEQDRRQNFSSYPSVVLEDILYQGNVKHSKNETVLKNLKITHILNVSMECQNAFPKSFEYLQVKVEDESTEQLSPHLERAAKFIAGAINGGGRVLVHCVQGKSRSSTCTIAFLMSYRGWTLKDAHEYLKDRRSIAAPNRGFLIQLSKFEESIFGKVISSVDDLYF